The following is a genomic window from Parabacteroides johnsonii DSM 18315.
ATTGTGGGTATGAACTGCAGAAGAAAGAACCGGTAAAGCAATCCCGTTCGAGTTATGGAAGGAAAACGATTACGCCATGGGAGATGCAGGCTCCGGTGTGTGCATGCCGTCTTTCCATGATACCAAACGCGAATGAGGAAGCTGTGACCTCTCCGCTTGTATTTTCAGGTGAGGAGATCATCCTGAATCGTGACAATACGGATGAAGGCAATATGACGATAACTTCTAAAGAACAGGCAGTTTTGACCTACGAGAATAAGAAATGGTATCTTCAGGACAGGAGTGAACAAAAGACTACATTCGTATATACAACCGAAAAAATAGAGCTAAAGCCCGGAGACATTATTGTGTTGGGGAATAGGAGATTTGAGTTTGACGAATAACCTCAAATGAATAGCCATGTCCGGAGTTGTCGTTAACAGGTGTGATTTTACGGTTGGCCAATATATCGGCGGACTCTATCGGGTGGACCTTGTTTTAGGGGAAGGTTCTTTCGGAAAAGTGTTCAAAGTGACGGGCCCCGGTTCGCAGGTGTATGCTTTGAAGTTGTTGAAATTGTGGGAAATAGTCCCAGAGCTTCGTAAGCCTTTGATGGACCGTTTCGTCATGGAATTTGAGACTGGGTTGATAAAGAGCCGATTCTTGGTTCACTCAGTTGGCCATGGGCTGGAGTGCGGAAATCCTTTTATCGTTATGGACTATTGTCCGAAAGGGAATCTTACCCAATATATGGAACGTTACTCTGTCGACCTGGTCAAAGTCGGACGGGAGATTCTTTGTGGGCTGAACGATTTGCACAAAAGTGGTAAGGTACATCGAGACCTTAAACCTGAAAACGTGTTGATCAAAGAGGATGGAACTGCTGCTTTGACAGATTTTGGAATCAGTGGCGATCGAAACAAGCGAATGACGGAACGGAATATATTGGGGCGTCCCCAACAGATTTTCGGAACCTATGCTTATATGCCCCCAGAGCAGGTAAACCGTTTGCGAGGAGATGCGACAGTACTTCCGACAACCGATATTTTCTCTTTTGGCGTGATGATGTATCAATTGCTGACGGGCAAGTTGCCTTTCGGTGAACTGAATGACCATAACGATTTGGTCTCCTATCAGCGGAATGGGAAAAACGGCAATTGGGACAGGCGGTTATTGGAACGTACCGAAAATGGTGCGGTCTGGCAAAAAGTGATCGAAGGTTGCTTGATCCCGGATTTCAAGCAGCGTATGCAATCGGCTACCGCTGTCCTTAATCAGATGCCTCAAGGACAGCCTGTTTCATATATTCAGCAATGGGTAGGGGGGAAACCTGAACCCGGAAAAAAAGGATTGTCCATGCGTGTAATGCAGGGATTGGAACATGGGAAGGTCTACGATCTGAGTCACTTGTTCAGAGACCGGAAAAGACTGATCACGATAGGGAGGGAAGACTCGAATGTCGTATGTATCCCGGAGAACGAGAGCCCTTATATTTCACGTCGGCATTGTACGATCGAAACGGATGTCAGGACAGGGCGCTGGTTTATTCGTGACGGGCAATGGATCGCTGAGAAGGGACGAGGGGGATACTGGAAAGAGTCGGTGAATGGAACTTATATTAACTCAGCTCCGGTGACTCCGGAGGGAAGCGAACTTCATCCGGGGGATATCATTACAGTTGGCGATGTCACCTTTCGGATTGAAGATTATTAATTCTAATTTATTAATGAAAAATAGAATATAGACCTATGGTACAAAGACAAACAGAGCCATACAGACGGTCCTTTTCCGGATCGGTTGGCGCAGGAATGGGGGCACTGATGGGAGGTGCGCATAAGCAGTTTTATGTATTGGAGCATCGCATGTCTTCTAAATATCATCGTGCCGGTGAAACACAAAAGATCATTGTCGATCAAATAGAGATGGGGCGTGACCCGCGTTGCCAGGTGCGTTTTGACGATTCGTTTACTTCAGTGAGCCGTCGCCATGCGGCTATCGTTCGTGACGGAGCCGGTTGGAAACTGGTGCATTTGTCTAAGGTCAATACGACTCTTTTGAATGGCCGTCCGGTAACAGATGAATGGTATCTGCAGAATGGGGACGAGATACAGCTTTCTTCCAATGGACCTCGCATTGGATTTATCGTTCCTCAGGGTGACAGGAGCATGATCAAAAATATAAACTTTACGGAACGCTTCAGCTTGTTCCGCCAGCAGGCATTGAAACCTTATAAGCAGATGATGGTTTGGATGTCTGTCGTTTTCCTGCTGGTGATCGGAGGGTTTATTGGTTGGAGTGTTCTGAATCAACAGCAAAACCAGAAAACGAATGAAATGTTGGCGGGAAGTATCGCATCTGTGAGTGCCCGGCAGGATAGCGCTGGCATTGAAGCGCAGAAGCAGCTCGCTGCCGTTTCTAATCAGGCCCAGACTGCCGCTCAGGCAGCCATACAGGCTAGCCAAGCTAGTCAAGCCAGCACTTCGCAGGGCATAAACCAGCTTCGTAGCGAATTGGTGGACCTGAAAAGCGATTTGAAATCAGCCCGTGAGGAAAAAACGGAAAGTGAATCTGCCAAACAAACGGTTTCTGCTGGCGAGCAGACCGCAGCTTCTGCCGTTCCGGTGGCGACAGGCATGACTTCGTATGAGAGTTGTTTTCCTTACATCTATTATATACAGTTGGATAAAGTGGAGCGTACAAATAAAAAAGGCAAGACAGAAGTGATCAATATCATCAATCGTTGGGCGGGAACCGGTTTCTTGTTGAGTGACGGACGCTTTGTCACATCCCGCCGAATCATTGAAAGATGGTATTTCCAGGTAAACGGTAATCTGATGGACGAAGATATGCGCCCGTTGAATAAGGCAGTCTGTAATCTGGAAAGGGTGGTGGCCTATTTTACTGCTTATTCTTCTACCGGAGATGCGTTGGCTTTCACGAGTGATCAGTTCACCTGCGACCGAAGTGCCGATACCTATACGGTTCTTCGGGGTCCATTAGGAGGTCTCGTCAAAGGAGCCCGTTTGCGTATTGCCCCGTCTAACGGAGGGAAGGACTGGGCTTATTTCCAGACAGCCAAAAAAGGTGGTTTGAAATTCGATACTTCTAAATCGACTTCATTGGGCCGAGGCATTCCTTTGACCATTTTAGGATTTCCGGCAGAAGTAGGTATCAATTCGGCTTCCGGCCCGGTTTATGGAAGTGGTGTGACGGCTCACAGCGGGTTGGATCGTGGCGATATCATGACGACGAATACGAGTTTTGAGATAGGCGGTTCGGGTGCACCTGTTTTCGCTGTTTCGGAGACCGGGGAATATGAAGTAGTCGGGTTGATTTCTTCTATGGCTGAAGGACTGCGGGGAGTGGTCGTACCGATAGCAGCTGTCCGATAGTGAAAATTAGAACAATATATGGGAGAAACGAATAATAATCCTTTTAAGTTTAAGCTCGGAGCACAAACGAACGTTGGGTGTGTCCGTACGAATAACGAGGATAATTTTGTCGTGAGTGCGGATCTTAACGCGGGGGAGTGGTTGCTTCCCCGCGATTGCCATACCGTTCTTACCTTAGGTAATAAAGGGGCGATGCTTGTTGTCGCGGACGGCATGGGAGGTTTGGAGGCCGGTGAAATAGCATCCCGAATAGCCGTCGATACGATGAAAGAGTTTTTTTCGGCGGATAAGATAACGGACGAGATTGTGAAAGACGCTTCTACGATCCGCAAATATATGTATGAAGCGGTGGTAGCTGCCGATAACGCTATAAAAAGAAAGAGCAGAGAGGAAAAGAGTGTCAAGTCGATGGGGACTACTCTCGTTGCTGCTTGGTTATTTGACGGTTATGCCAATATTATTTGGTGTGGCGATAGCCGAGGGTATCTGTTCAATTCCGTATCTGGGCTTGCGCAAGTGACAAAAGACCATTCTTATGTACAGGAACTGGTTGATAGTGGCCGTCTTCTTCCGGAGTATGCTTTTGACCATCCTGACAACAATATTATCACTCGTAGCCTCGGCAATCCCCAGAAAGTGGCAAATCCGGATTTTGTCCGTTTGCCTTTGCAGGAGGGAGAGGTGATTTTGCTTTGTACGGACGGGCTTAATTCAATGCTACGGGATGAGGAGATCGAAGCAGTTATGCAAGAGACTTCGAACGAAATCGATACTTGTACGAAGGCATTGATTCAAGGTGCATTGGATTTGGGTGGCCACGATAACGTCACAGTCGTTCTTTGCCAGATTGTTCCGGAAGAAAATAAGCCGTCGGTACAGGATATGCAGCAAACCGTCTCGACATTCACTGAAAAAGAACGGAAAAAGCCACTTCGGAAATTTGTTCTTTGGATGGTCGCTTTTGTTTTTGTTCTTCTTCTGGCGTGTCTGGCTTGGTCGTTTTCCACAGCATGGCAAAACAAGATTATCCAATGGTATGAACAAACAGTAAAATAAACTATGCAGTTAGAAGAAAATATACTATTTGCTAACCGTTACAGGCTGGAACGACTTTTGGGGCGTGGTGGCTTTTCTGAAGTGTGGTTGGCTGATGATACTTTGACTTCCCTGAAAGTCGCATTAAAAGTCTATGCTCCGGGAGGCGGTATGGATGAGCATGGCGTGCAACTATTCTCGACCGAGTTTTCCCTTGTATTCAATTTGAATCATGGCAATTTGCTTAAGCCTACTTATTACGACACCTTCGAGCGGATGCCTTATTTGGTTTTGCCTTATTGTCGGCAGGGTTCGGCAGCCAGTCTGATCGGACAAATGGGAGAAAAGGAGGCATGGCTTTTTTTGCGGGATATTGCGAGCGGGTTGGAGTATTTGCACGGACAGGAGCCTCCGGTTATCCATCAGGACATTAAACCAGACAATATCCTGATGGATGTGTCGGGACGTTATCTGTTGACAGATTTCGGTATCAGCATAAAGGCGCGGAATACATTGCGGAAAAGCATCATGAAGACGGAGGGTTCCGTGGGCACATTAGCCTATATGGGGCCGGAACGCTTTAGCAAATATCCTTTACCGATCAAAGCGAGCGATATTTTCTCCCTGGGAGCGACACTTTACGAGTTATTGACGGGGATGGTCCCTTTCGGAGAACATGGCGGACTGTTGTTGCAGCATGGTGCTGAAATCCCAGTCTTGGAGGGAGAGTGGTCGGATGAATTGAAGGCAATAATCGATCTGTGCTTACAGAAAGATACCTGGGAACGTCCTTCCGCGATGGAAATACGGATCTATTGCGAACAATACCTGAATGGTGAAATCCCGGTTTTACCTGGTAAGCAGGTAGAGAAAAAAACGGAACCTTTGCCTGAAGTGCAGCCGCAAGAACCGGAACTTTCGGATGTCCCGGTTGTGGTACAAGAAGATAGCAAGGATGAAAGTTTGGAGATACAAGAAGTAGAAACACCTGACCCTGAAATAGATAATATAGCAGACAATGCTTCTCCTATGCTTCCCAAAGTATTGAAGTGGGGACTTCCGCTTGTTTTTCTTTTAGGAATCGTTTTTTTCATTTTTCGTAGTATGGAACAGAGACAAGAGAAGGAGGAGGCCAAGGCGAAAGCAATGGAAATTGAGGCCCGCTACAACGAATATCTTCAGTATATTCATGCCGGCGATAGTCTGACCAACCTTGGCAATAAAAGTCAGGGAGGAGATTATGAGCAGTTCTATCTGGGGGCTGTTGGGCGTTATGATGCTGCTTTAAGGCTGGAGGATGAATATCGGACCGCATTTCCCGATGTGGCAGGCGTTTCAGCCCGGAAAGACAGTGTGCAGAAAAAGATTGAAGATATTTATAACTTATTCGTATCTATGGCGGCAGAAGCGGAACAAACCCAGGATTACGATATGGCGGAAATTTTTTATAAACGGGCATCCGGCGTTAAACCGGAATCTGCCGTGTTGAAAGATTTTCGTGCTCGCAGGGAGGCCATTCAGGATTCTATCGCCGTTCACATTAATAATTGAAGAAGATGAAGACAACGATAAACAAGTTTTATATGAAAGTTTTTTGTAGCCTTCTGTCCCTGTTTCTTTTTGTAGCGTCTGCCTTTTCACAGGATTGCAACGGGACGTATGAGGGCGGTTTGGCTTTGTTGAAAAAGCGGACGGAGGCGTCTGTCAAAGAAGCGGTCCGTAAGTTCGAGTCGGCCAAGAGATGCTACAAGGTAAACCGCGACCAGCAAGGCGTGCTGAATTGTGATGAGCAGATCACTGCTTGTAAGCAGATACTGAACTATTTCACGCAACAGACCGCCAAGGTAACTGCAGAAGAAAGCTATGAGTTTCCGGAGGCAGGAGGCGAGCAAATCATCCCGGTAAAAACGAAACGAAGTTGGAGTTTCTCCGATGTCCATGACTGGTGCACGGCCACAAAGGAGAAAGATGGATTGAAAATCGTCGTCAATCCGAATCGGACGACAGTACGCCGCTCGCAAACTATCACATTGAAATGGTCCGGCAGGAAACAACTTGTCAAGATCGTGCAGGAAGGGGCGGAAGAGAAATTGACGTTGAGTGAATCCGATCTTTTTTTCCAGGCTGACGATACGGAGAAAGTGATCGAAATAACTTCGAATTGCGATTGGGCGGTTGAAAGCAATGATGCTCCTTGGTGCTCATGGCGTAAAGATAGCCTGCACCTGTATGTTGAACCTTCCATCAACGAAGGGTCGGCAAGGCGTACAGGGACGATCCGTATCGGTGCCGGTTCGCGTCATGCCGAAATCCGTTTGATGCAGGAAATGGATAATTTCAGGATATTCACTCCGGATGAGAACGATACACTTGTTTTTATTCCGAAGGGAGGAACGGTAGATTTGCCCGTCGAATATACGGTCAGTCAAAATGAGACGCCGTGGGAAATCTACTCCTATCCGAATTGGTGCACGGCAACCCGTGAAGGCAACGCCTCTTTGACCTTAAAATGTCTGTCTAATAAAATGAAAGAAGATCGTGATGGCACGATCTTCGTGAAAAAAGGACGCAAGCTGATTTCCATAACGGTCATCCAGTTGGGCAAAGGTTCGAAATACATGACCTTCCAACCTCTTTTCGGTAAAAAGAAAAAAACGAAATCTTTGTACCAGCGAGCCGTTTTGTTCACTCCCGAAGAAGATTGACATTTTTACAACATCAAGAACTTTTCCTGCAGTTTTTTCAGATACAGTTTGGAAATCTGCAGGTCGCGGACATTGTCGAACGGCGGATAGAACACGCATTTCTTATCCTTGATCATGATCAGATAATTGATGTTGATGATATAGGATTGATGAATCTGAATGAACGAGGGAGAACTTGCCAGTATCTGATCCGCCGCTATATTTTTACGGATGGCGATGGGGGCTGACGCATTGTTCAGGTACGCTTCCCATTGCTTCCTGTCTGAATTGTATTTGAAAAAGCCTACGTTTTCGGGCCTGAGGAACTGCAGATCGTTTGTCGGCGACGGGATGATGATCGTCTGTTCCAACGGTGAAAGGCTCCTTAACAGGATATGAAAGGGAACTGTCTGCAATTGCTGTTCCTCCACCTTTTCGATGAAACGTTTCATCATATTGGACAATTCGCTTTTGTCAATTGGTTTCAACAAGTAATCGAAGGCCGATTCGCGGATCGCATCGAGCATATATTTATTGTAAGCCGTATAAAAGACGACTTGCATGTTCCATGTGATCTCGTTGCGGACCAAGTTCAGTAATTCGGGTCCCTGCATATCGGGAAGCTCGACATCGAGAAATACCAGATCCGGCATCGTTTTGAAAATCAATTTTTTCCCCATTGCCCCGTTTTTGGCTATCCCTTCCACATTAAATTGCTGATAGGACTTTAATTCGAAAGCTAAATTGTCCACAGCCAGTTCGTCGTCGTCGATGATTACTATCTTGTAGTTATTCTTCATGTGCACTCTCTTTTTTTACAAATTTAATAGTTGTCACCAAAGTGTTCCGGTCCTTTTTAGGCAAAATCATGGATATTCTCCCTTTTTGGACGGTTATTCGGTTACAAAAAGGAGCTAAGCGGATTACTTTCCTTCCGGCAAAGTGTACGAATAACCCTCTGGCAAGGTGAATTGTACGAGGCAGCCTGGGTTTTCATCCGTTCCCTGGCTACTTTTTTTGATAAGGATCGTGATAGGAACACTGTTTCCAGCATTCAGTAGCTCGATAGTCTGGTTCAATACTTTCAGGCCCGTTCCTGTACTTTGCATGGCTGGACAGCCAGTTTGCAGCCGGAACCCGGTACCGTTGTCTTCTATGCTAATAATAATATTCCCGTCTTGACGAAAGACAGTGATGGATAGTCGTTTTTCGCCCTCTTTATCCCGAAGTCCGTGTTTGATAGCATTCTCGACCGGAATCTGGATCATCATGGAGGGGAGTTCGAACTGGTCGGCATTGATTTGCGGGTCTATCCGTATCTCGGTTTGAAGGGAGGAGCCGAAGCGTTCTTGTTCGAGGTCGAGATAGGTACGGACGAAATCTATCTCCTCGGCAAGCGTGATACATAGTTTTTCTGTCAGGCGCAGGTTGAGGCGCATGATTTTGATCAGGTTATACAGCTCTTTGTAGCTGCTGTCGCTTTGGCTGTAATGGCTGATGACCCGGTTGAGCGTGTTAAAGATAAAATGGGGTGATACGCGGTTGCGGATATTTTCCATCCGGAGGCTGATGATCTTGTTGCGTGTTTCCGCCAGCAGAAAGGCTCGTTGTTTTTTCTGGTAGAAATAGATGAAAGCTGCAATGGTCAGCAGTATCACACAAACGAGAATCCAGATATAGACACTTAGTTCCAGCGATCGCATGTCGCTCTGCTGTTCTTGTATGAACAGCCTTTGTTTCATCAGTGTCGTATCCTGTTTATAACGAAGGTCCGTTTCTGCCACTCGCATCCGGATGCGGTCGTTACGGATGGAGTCGTCCATCCGCATGTTTTCTTTGAGATATTGGTAGGCCTTGCGGTAATCACCTGTCTCTTCATAATAATGTTGTAGGAATTTTTTTCGGATATCGACTAAAGTCGGTTCTGCTTGCAAATTATCGGTCATGCTGTGGAGCTGTTTTGTCGCTTCGGCGATATTCCCTTTTCGGAGCGCGAGTTCGAATATCTGCGTTTGGGCGTGGTACAGTGCTGATGAATTACCGATCTTTTCAAAATAGGAATAACTTTGATCCAAGTAGTATTGGGCTGAGTCGAGCTGTCCCATCAGTAGATAGATGGCTCCGATATTCAGCATGCAGACATTTTGGGCATAAACATATTCGGGTGAAGGTTTGACCAGTTCGTATCCTTTTTTGAATAGGTCGAGCGCTTCGGGATATTTTTTTTCAAAAAAGTAGACGTTTCCGTGGTTCGTGCAATAGACGAATTTCCGGTTGATGTCCATCTGGTCGAAGAGCTTGTAAGCCAAGTTGAAGTAGTAGTGCGAAAGATCGAAATCCCGCAGTTCCGAATAGGTTTGTCCCAGTCCGGTGTAGATATTGATCAGCTCTGGTTCGGGCAGATCGATCGAGTCGGCAATGTAGAGTATCTGCCGGTAGTACCATGCTCCTTGGTCGTAGCGGCCGCTACGGACATAGACGTCGGCCAGGTTCGTGTAGCCTGTCAGCAGCACCTCGCTGTTGTGTGTCTGCCGGCCGTACGAGAGCATTTGTTTGAAATATTTAAGGGCGGAATCGTTCATGCTGGTGATTGCATACCGGTTCCCTATGTTGTTACTTGCATCTGCCAGCAGGTAATAATGATAGGGTGTCAATATCTTTTGGCGTGCACAAAACTGTTCGACTTTCCTGCACAGTGGCAAGATCGTGTCGAACTCGGAAGTCGTCAGAAAAGTTTTGACATATAAATTATAAAGGATATACCAGTCGACGCTGTCCTGCACCGGGCGTGTCTGCATCGCTTCCTCCAATATCTGGCGTGCGAAAAGGGCATCTGAATAGATCGCTTTTTGAGCTTGTTCATAAACCGTATCTCCTTTAGGCGCAAAGTTGATCTCCTGTGTTACCGGAACCTGCTTGTTGCAGGACAGGATTGCGGAAAATAAAAAGATAGCAATGGTGTAAAGAGGGTATTCTTTTTTCATATAAGAGATGTTTTTTGATGAGCTTGTATTGAAATAAACCTATTTGTTTGGGCAAATGTAACAGATATAATGATATAAAAATAGATTGTTCCGATAAAAAGATAAATTATTTATTATACCCTTGTTTTTTCTGATATATGGCGATTGACGGTAGTATCAAAATGTCACTACCTATCCATGAAAATCGGATTAGTAGGGCATATTTAGAGGATTACCCTTGCGGGTAATATATTTTAACATATCTATAAGGAAGGTGATAGCTGTTTTGGGTGTCTAAATGTAATGTTATGTGTCGTGATAGAAATAGATGAATTTGTTATGGATAAGTGCTTTTTTTTACCGGATAGCAGTCGTAAATTACCGGATAGGACTTTTTCTTCCTTTTTCCAATCTTCGATGCTCCGCGAATGTCTATTTTAGCGTTAAAAACTAAAAATATTATGGAACATAAGACGCTACAATTTTTCCAACGCCCACTACAGCCGGGCTGCCTGTTTTCTTTTTTATTTTTCCTGATGGCCTTCTTTCTGTCACAGGAAGCCGTTGCGCAGGAAAGTAGAAAAACTGTTTGGCAACAGATTAAAGAAGCGGAAGATGGAGATGTGATTGATCTGAAGGGTGAAACCTATGAGTGGAATTATATCGAGTTTTCCGGTAAAAAAACGGTCACGTTGAAAAACGGAACGATTATTCGGCCGGATGGCTATTCTGTGAATAAAGTGGAGCTGTTGTTCGGAATTGGGGGCGGCTTCAAACTGATCTTGGATGAGGTAAAGTTGAAGGGGGGAGAGTTCTCGAAAGGGGCACCGATAGTCTACGTCAAATCAGGAGGTATCTTGGAGATGAACGGAGGAGCCATTACGGAGGCAAGGGTCGATGAGGCTGTACCCAGTTGCGTGCGGATAGCTGGAGGCGGCATTTTTATTATGAATGGTACTGTGATCAATGGCGAGAATGCGGTTGGAGAAGGGGAGATCAATGTTGCAGAGGGAGGAACATTGGTCATGAACGGCGGACGAGCCAACTGGGTCATCAACAATGGAACGACTAAAATCGGAGGGGATGCTGTGATCAGAAAGTTTTGTAGTTCCATGAAACCACTAGAGATATTCGCTCCTTTGACGGATGAGATTTTTGCGCATAGTATCTCATTTCTTTATCCTGGTGCTAATGTGTTGGGACAAGTCGTGGCCATCGGAGTGGATGGATATACGCCGACCCGTTCCGATGCTTCGAGATTTTATGATGTCGGGAAAAAATTTGGTTTCGGTGTGAAAAACGGGAAGATCGTTTTTGTAAAGTTAGGACAGGAAGATCCGGTGATCGAAACGGAAGAGGATTTGACAGGAGCCATTGACGAGTTGCCAGCCGG
Proteins encoded in this region:
- a CDS encoding zinc-ribbon domain-containing protein, with the translated sequence MRCTNCGWENSGDRSNCEKCNSPLSNYAMREHAVTDVYARRTVNENIGINVGRPTVCEQGDSESCPQCGYPLLPGMSECPNCNCSRQAPAGVVSDSLNCPKCNHENREDAFFCSHCGYELQKKEPVKQSRSSYGRKTITPWEMQAPVCACRLSMIPNANEEAVTSPLVFSGEEIILNRDNTDEGNMTITSKEQAVLTYENKKWYLQDRSEQKTTFVYTTEKIELKPGDIIVLGNRRFEFDE
- a CDS encoding FHA domain-containing serine/threonine-protein kinase, translated to MSGVVVNRCDFTVGQYIGGLYRVDLVLGEGSFGKVFKVTGPGSQVYALKLLKLWEIVPELRKPLMDRFVMEFETGLIKSRFLVHSVGHGLECGNPFIVMDYCPKGNLTQYMERYSVDLVKVGREILCGLNDLHKSGKVHRDLKPENVLIKEDGTAALTDFGISGDRNKRMTERNILGRPQQIFGTYAYMPPEQVNRLRGDATVLPTTDIFSFGVMMYQLLTGKLPFGELNDHNDLVSYQRNGKNGNWDRRLLERTENGAVWQKVIEGCLIPDFKQRMQSATAVLNQMPQGQPVSYIQQWVGGKPEPGKKGLSMRVMQGLEHGKVYDLSHLFRDRKRLITIGREDSNVVCIPENESPYISRRHCTIETDVRTGRWFIRDGQWIAEKGRGGYWKESVNGTYINSAPVTPEGSELHPGDIITVGDVTFRIEDY
- a CDS encoding FHA domain-containing protein, which gives rise to MVQRQTEPYRRSFSGSVGAGMGALMGGAHKQFYVLEHRMSSKYHRAGETQKIIVDQIEMGRDPRCQVRFDDSFTSVSRRHAAIVRDGAGWKLVHLSKVNTTLLNGRPVTDEWYLQNGDEIQLSSNGPRIGFIVPQGDRSMIKNINFTERFSLFRQQALKPYKQMMVWMSVVFLLVIGGFIGWSVLNQQQNQKTNEMLAGSIASVSARQDSAGIEAQKQLAAVSNQAQTAAQAAIQASQASQASTSQGINQLRSELVDLKSDLKSAREEKTESESAKQTVSAGEQTAASAVPVATGMTSYESCFPYIYYIQLDKVERTNKKGKTEVINIINRWAGTGFLLSDGRFVTSRRIIERWYFQVNGNLMDEDMRPLNKAVCNLERVVAYFTAYSSTGDALAFTSDQFTCDRSADTYTVLRGPLGGLVKGARLRIAPSNGGKDWAYFQTAKKGGLKFDTSKSTSLGRGIPLTILGFPAEVGINSASGPVYGSGVTAHSGLDRGDIMTTNTSFEIGGSGAPVFAVSETGEYEVVGLISSMAEGLRGVVVPIAAVR
- a CDS encoding PP2C family protein-serine/threonine phosphatase, whose amino-acid sequence is MGETNNNPFKFKLGAQTNVGCVRTNNEDNFVVSADLNAGEWLLPRDCHTVLTLGNKGAMLVVADGMGGLEAGEIASRIAVDTMKEFFSADKITDEIVKDASTIRKYMYEAVVAADNAIKRKSREEKSVKSMGTTLVAAWLFDGYANIIWCGDSRGYLFNSVSGLAQVTKDHSYVQELVDSGRLLPEYAFDHPDNNIITRSLGNPQKVANPDFVRLPLQEGEVILLCTDGLNSMLRDEEIEAVMQETSNEIDTCTKALIQGALDLGGHDNVTVVLCQIVPEENKPSVQDMQQTVSTFTEKERKKPLRKFVLWMVAFVFVLLLACLAWSFSTAWQNKIIQWYEQTVK
- a CDS encoding serine/threonine protein kinase, coding for MQLEENILFANRYRLERLLGRGGFSEVWLADDTLTSLKVALKVYAPGGGMDEHGVQLFSTEFSLVFNLNHGNLLKPTYYDTFERMPYLVLPYCRQGSAASLIGQMGEKEAWLFLRDIASGLEYLHGQEPPVIHQDIKPDNILMDVSGRYLLTDFGISIKARNTLRKSIMKTEGSVGTLAYMGPERFSKYPLPIKASDIFSLGATLYELLTGMVPFGEHGGLLLQHGAEIPVLEGEWSDELKAIIDLCLQKDTWERPSAMEIRIYCEQYLNGEIPVLPGKQVEKKTEPLPEVQPQEPELSDVPVVVQEDSKDESLEIQEVETPDPEIDNIADNASPMLPKVLKWGLPLVFLLGIVFFIFRSMEQRQEKEEAKAKAMEIEARYNEYLQYIHAGDSLTNLGNKSQGGDYEQFYLGAVGRYDAALRLEDEYRTAFPDVAGVSARKDSVQKKIEDIYNLFVSMAAEAEQTQDYDMAEIFYKRASGVKPESAVLKDFRARREAIQDSIAVHINN
- a CDS encoding BACON domain-containing protein gives rise to the protein MKTTINKFYMKVFCSLLSLFLFVASAFSQDCNGTYEGGLALLKKRTEASVKEAVRKFESAKRCYKVNRDQQGVLNCDEQITACKQILNYFTQQTAKVTAEESYEFPEAGGEQIIPVKTKRSWSFSDVHDWCTATKEKDGLKIVVNPNRTTVRRSQTITLKWSGRKQLVKIVQEGAEEKLTLSESDLFFQADDTEKVIEITSNCDWAVESNDAPWCSWRKDSLHLYVEPSINEGSARRTGTIRIGAGSRHAEIRLMQEMDNFRIFTPDENDTLVFIPKGGTVDLPVEYTVSQNETPWEIYSYPNWCTATREGNASLTLKCLSNKMKEDRDGTIFVKKGRKLISITVIQLGKGSKYMTFQPLFGKKKKTKSLYQRAVLFTPEED
- a CDS encoding LytR/AlgR family response regulator transcription factor, which codes for MKNNYKIVIIDDDELAVDNLAFELKSYQQFNVEGIAKNGAMGKKLIFKTMPDLVFLDVELPDMQGPELLNLVRNEITWNMQVVFYTAYNKYMLDAIRESAFDYLLKPIDKSELSNMMKRFIEKVEEQQLQTVPFHILLRSLSPLEQTIIIPSPTNDLQFLRPENVGFFKYNSDRKQWEAYLNNASAPIAIRKNIAADQILASSPSFIQIHQSYIININYLIMIKDKKCVFYPPFDNVRDLQISKLYLKKLQEKFLML
- a CDS encoding tetratricopeptide repeat-containing sensor histidine kinase, which gives rise to MKKEYPLYTIAIFLFSAILSCNKQVPVTQEINFAPKGDTVYEQAQKAIYSDALFARQILEEAMQTRPVQDSVDWYILYNLYVKTFLTTSEFDTILPLCRKVEQFCARQKILTPYHYYLLADASNNIGNRYAITSMNDSALKYFKQMLSYGRQTHNSEVLLTGYTNLADVYVRSGRYDQGAWYYRQILYIADSIDLPEPELINIYTGLGQTYSELRDFDLSHYYFNLAYKLFDQMDINRKFVYCTNHGNVYFFEKKYPEALDLFKKGYELVKPSPEYVYAQNVCMLNIGAIYLLMGQLDSAQYYLDQSYSYFEKIGNSSALYHAQTQIFELALRKGNIAEATKQLHSMTDNLQAEPTLVDIRKKFLQHYYEETGDYRKAYQYLKENMRMDDSIRNDRIRMRVAETDLRYKQDTTLMKQRLFIQEQQSDMRSLELSVYIWILVCVILLTIAAFIYFYQKKQRAFLLAETRNKIISLRMENIRNRVSPHFIFNTLNRVISHYSQSDSSYKELYNLIKIMRLNLRLTEKLCITLAEEIDFVRTYLDLEQERFGSSLQTEIRIDPQINADQFELPSMMIQIPVENAIKHGLRDKEGEKRLSITVFRQDGNIIISIEDNGTGFRLQTGCPAMQSTGTGLKVLNQTIELLNAGNSVPITILIKKSSQGTDENPGCLVQFTLPEGYSYTLPEGK